In Flavobacterium luteolum, the DNA window TGTGCTTTGCGTAAACCTTAGCGCACTTTGCGGTTAAACCTGAAATCTGAAACCTGAAACCTGAAACAAACTATTTGCTTCCGCCATTAAACTCATTAATAATATTTACGGCTTCGTTGAGGTACGGATTGGTTTTTAGATTATCCATTTGATATTGGTTAATCGTTTTATCATTTGGATAAGCTCCTAAAAGAAACTGATTAACACTCGAGTTATACACATCAAGCGGATTGTTTTCATCGTTAAAAGTATTGATCTCTGTCCAAAGTGCGTCTAATGTTTTTTTCTGTTTGTAAACAGCATCAAGAGTCAACGGAATTTCAGCTTTTGGAGTATTTACAAGTTGATCTATTTTGAGATTAATCTTTTTAATATTGTTAAAAAAGTAATTGTCGGACAGTCTTACTGAACTGTTCTTGGCAATTTTATCGATTAAATTTCGCTTCACATACGTTCTGTATTTTAGGAAAGGTTCGATACTGTCGTTTTTTATGGCTGTCGGGAAATCGCTTTCTTTCTGGTAAACATCCTCATAAAATTCAGGAAGTACCACATCTGGTTTTACGCCAATGTATTGATGGCTTTTGCCTGTAATCCTGTAAAATTTATTAATTGTAATTTTTAAGAAATCAGTATTTTTTTCTTCGTCAAGCGGAAGAATAGTCTGCATGGTTGCTTTTCCTAATGTAGTGCTTCCTAATAAAAGTGCACGATTATAGTCTTGCATGATAGAAGAAAAAAATTCGCTTGCCGAAGCCGTATTGCTGTTAACCAAAACCACGATTGGTCCTCTGTAAATTACCCCTTTAAAAGGATCATTAATTACAGATTTCTCTTTTTTGTTATCAATTACAATCGACAGCGGACCATAATCTACAAACATTCCTGCCAATTTTATAGCTTCTTCCATAGAACCGCCGCCGTTGTCAATAAGGTCAATCACAAGGCCTTTTATACTATCTCTCTGTAGTTTTATAACCTCACGCGCAACGTCATCAGCACAGCCTTTTCTACTGGTGCCATCAAGATCTGCATAAAAACTCGGAATTTTTATATAACCTATTTTACTGTCTTTACCAATGATGAAGCTGAAAACCGAATTTTCTTCATCTTTCATCATTTGTTTTTCAATATAAACATCAAAACTTTTACCTGAATTACGTTTTAAGGTAAGCGTAATATGTTTGTTGCTTTCAGATAAAATCATGGTCGATATAGACTCTAACGAAGCGCACGAAACCTGAAGCGTTTCTTTCTGATTGGATATCGAAATAATCTGGTCGCCTTTTTTTACTTGTCCTGTCTGATACGCTGGTCCGTTTGGGTCAACCTCATCAATAATAATTTCGTTTTTCTCGTTGAGGTTTACCGTCATTCCTAACGACAAATGCTCTTTGGATAAAGATGCAACAAAACTTGTTTTAGAGTCATCACTAAAATAAGCGGTATGCGGATCAAAATACGTACAAAAGAAATTGTATAATTTTTCTTCTTGTTTGCCGTTATTGTCAATTAAAGTTGTAAAACGGCAAATTTCATTCGTAAGAATTTGATTTTTAGAAGCTTGTTCGATCGATTTAAAATTAGCTTTTACAGAATCTAAATTCTCGCTCATCTCAGCAATATCGTCCAAGATTTGATAGCGTAGCTTTTTCATCCAAACCTTTTCCATGTCTTCTTTCTTCAAATAAAAGGCAAAAGACTTCTTGTAAAAACGGATTGTATCTTTCTTAGCGTAATCAATAGGGATTGTCTGAATTTTTTCTAAGACTTTTTTTGTGCGTATAAGGCCATTTATGTACACTGCTTTTATATCAGTAAGAAAACTGCAATCATTCTTTAGAATCAGATCGTCTAAATTGTAACGGTATTTCTTAGCTAGCTCATCGTATTCACTCTTAAAAAAAATATTGCGTGATGGGTCAAGTTCGTTAATTAAATTGTCAAAAACGAACACAGATAAACTGTCATCAACTGGTTTTGGTCTTAGGTGTTCTGCTTGAATAAGCGCATTTATTTTGTTTAATATTTCACAAGTTTCTGCGCTGTTCTGACCAATGGATATAGTTGATGTCAGCAAAAAAAGGAGTAGTGAAATCTTTTTCATAAATGGAAATTCATGGGTTCATGATTAAAGTTACATCAATTTTTTTACAAATTGTAGTATTTTTAGCAAAATATCGACAACTAAAAGTTTTTCATCGTTAAACGAACGCGAACCAAATAATTTAACTTGAATTTGCTTATTTTAAAGCAAAAAAAATGCGTTACAACCGTAACGCATTCTTTAAAATTATAAAGTAAAAAACTTATTTCTTGTAAAAAGGTAATTTTACCACTTTTGCAGGAACATCATTTTTTCTGATTCTTATAAAAATATCGCTGTCAACTGCACTGTTTGCAACGGTTACATATCCTAAACCAATTCCTTTATTCATAGAAGGAGACATAGTTCCAGAAGTTACAATTCCGATTACCGCTCCAGAACCATCAACAATTTCGTAATCGTGTCTTGGCACGGCACGCTCTTGCATTTCAAAAGCAATTAATTTTCTAGTAACACCTGCTTCTTTTTGTTTTTTAAGCGCCTCAGAATTAGTAAAATCTTTAGTAAATTTTGTAATCCATCCTAAACCAGCTTCAAGAGGAGAAGTTGTATCGTTAATGTCATTTCCGTAAAGGCAGAATCCCATTTCCAAACGTAAAGTATCACGAGCAGCAAGACCAATTGGCTTAATGCCAAAAGAAGCTCCAGCTTCAAAAACTTTGTTCCAAATAGCTTCAGCATCAGCATTTTTGCAGTAAATCTCAAATCCGCCAGAACCAGTGTAACCAGTAGCAGAAATAATAACATCGTTAAAACCTGCAAAATCTGCCACTTCAAAATGGTAGTAAGTAATAGCAGATAAATCGATAGAAGTTAATGGTTGCATAGCTTCAACCGCTTTTGGCCCTTGAATTGCCAATAAAGAATATTCGTCAGAAAGATTCTTCATATCAACTCCTAAATCATTGTGAGAAGTAATCCAATTCCAGTCTTTTTCAATGTTAGAAGCATTTACAACTAGTAAATACTCTTCCTCTTTCATTTTATAAATAATCAAATCATCAACAATTCCGCCTTCGTTA includes these proteins:
- a CDS encoding S41 family peptidase: MKKISLLLFLLTSTISIGQNSAETCEILNKINALIQAEHLRPKPVDDSLSVFVFDNLINELDPSRNIFFKSEYDELAKKYRYNLDDLILKNDCSFLTDIKAVYINGLIRTKKVLEKIQTIPIDYAKKDTIRFYKKSFAFYLKKEDMEKVWMKKLRYQILDDIAEMSENLDSVKANFKSIEQASKNQILTNEICRFTTLIDNNGKQEEKLYNFFCTYFDPHTAYFSDDSKTSFVASLSKEHLSLGMTVNLNEKNEIIIDEVDPNGPAYQTGQVKKGDQIISISNQKETLQVSCASLESISTMILSESNKHITLTLKRNSGKSFDVYIEKQMMKDEENSVFSFIIGKDSKIGYIKIPSFYADLDGTSRKGCADDVAREVIKLQRDSIKGLVIDLIDNGGGSMEEAIKLAGMFVDYGPLSIVIDNKKEKSVINDPFKGVIYRGPIVVLVNSNTASASEFFSSIMQDYNRALLLGSTTLGKATMQTILPLDEEKNTDFLKITINKFYRITGKSHQYIGVKPDVVLPEFYEDVYQKESDFPTAIKNDSIEPFLKYRTYVKRNLIDKIAKNSSVRLSDNYFFNNIKKINLKIDQLVNTPKAEIPLTLDAVYKQKKTLDALWTEINTFNDENNPLDVYNSSVNQFLLGAYPNDKTINQYQMDNLKTNPYLNEAVNIINEFNGGSK
- the gcvT gene encoding glycine cleavage system aminomethyltransferase GcvT, which produces MKNTALTHIHEGLGAKMLPFAGYNMPITYEGVNAEHETVRNGVGVFDVSHMGEFLLTGPNALALIQKVTSNDASTLTIGRAQYSCLPNNEGGIVDDLIIYKMKEEEYLLVVNASNIEKDWNWITSHNDLGVDMKNLSDEYSLLAIQGPKAVEAMQPLTSIDLSAITYYHFEVADFAGFNDVIISATGYTGSGGFEIYCKNADAEAIWNKVFEAGASFGIKPIGLAARDTLRLEMGFCLYGNDINDTTSPLEAGLGWITKFTKDFTNSEALKKQKEAGVTRKLIAFEMQERAVPRHDYEIVDGSGAVIGIVTSGTMSPSMNKGIGLGYVTVANSAVDSDIFIRIRKNDVPAKVVKLPFYKK